ATCGCCGAGCCCGTCCAGGGTGTCGGCGGCTTCACCTCCCCGCCCGACGGGCTGTACGCCGCGTTCCGCGAAGTCCTCGGCCGGCACGGCATCCTGTGGATCTCCGACGAGGTGCAGACCGGCTGGGGCCGCACGGGCGACCACTTCTGGGGCTGGCAGGCACACGCCGAGAGCGGCCCGCCCGACCTGCTCACCTTCGCCAAGGGCATCGGTAACGGCATGTCCATCGGCGGTGTCGTCGCCCGCGCCGAGATCATGAACTCCCTGGACGCCAACTCGATTTCGACCTTCGGTGGCTCTCCGGTGACCATGGCGGCCGGTGCCGCCAACCTCTCGTACCTGCTGGAGCACGACCTCCAGGGCAACGCCCGCCGCGTCGGCGGACTGCTGATCGAGCGGCTGCGGGCGATCGGAGCGGGTGTCGCGTCCGTACGGGAAGTGCGCGGCCGCGGCCTGATGATCGGCATCGAGCTGGTCAAGCCCGGCACGGACGAGGCGAACCCCGAAGCGGCGACGGCCGTCCTGGAGGCCGCCCGTGAGGGCGGGCTGCTGATCGGCAAGGGCGGCGGCCACAACACCAGCGTCCTGCGGATCGCCCCGCCGCTGTCCCTGACCGTCGCCGAGGCGGAAGAGGGCGCCGCGATCCTCGAACGCGCCCTGCACAGCGTGTAGTCCGGTGTTCAGTTCAGCGTACGAGAGGGAGCGCACCAGCAATGAGCAGCACCCGCACCCTGATCCGCGGCGGTCTGGTCATCACCGCCGCGGACGAGATCCACGCCGACGTACTGATCGACGACGGCCGCATCGCGGCGCTCGCCGCCCACGGCTCGGCCGTCT
The Streptomyces lunaelactis genome window above contains:
- a CDS encoding aspartate aminotransferase family protein, whose protein sequence is MTGLHDRHRAVIPDWVALYYQRPIEITHGEGRHVWDADGNRYLDFFGGILTTMTAHALPEVTKAVSEQAGRIIHSSTLYLNRPMVELAERVATLSGIPDARVFFTTSGTEANDTALMLATGYRGSNQILAMRNSYHGRSFSAVSITGNRGWSPTSLSPLQTLYVHGGVRTRGPYAQLSDAQFIEACVADLEDILGQTRGGIAALIAEPVQGVGGFTSPPDGLYAAFREVLGRHGILWISDEVQTGWGRTGDHFWGWQAHAESGPPDLLTFAKGIGNGMSIGGVVARAEIMNSLDANSISTFGGSPVTMAAGAANLSYLLEHDLQGNARRVGGLLIERLRAIGAGVASVREVRGRGLMIGIELVKPGTDEANPEAATAVLEAAREGGLLIGKGGGHNTSVLRIAPPLSLTVAEAEEGAAILERALHSV